The Nitrospira sp. genome has a segment encoding these proteins:
- a CDS encoding proline--tRNA ligase — MRTSQTLIPTLREDPGEAETISHRLMLRAGMIRKVAAGIYTYLPLGLRVLRKIETIVREEMNRAGAQEVLMPIASPAELWKETGRWDFYGKELLRFKDRHERDFCLGPTHEEIITDLIRREIRSYRQLPLNCYQIQTKFRDEIRPRFGLMRGREFIMKDAYSFDRDEAGARRSYQKMYDAYSHIFTRCGLTFRAVEADTGLIGGTSSHEFMVLAETGEETIVYAEGGTYAANVERAEALPPSDISSEAMRPRREVATPNVRTVEEVTALLHISPQRLVKTLYYKTDKGNLLVLVRGDHTVNEIKLKTLLDASVVELGNPASIDLLPGFLGPIPLYKHTRVVADHAVKALRNFVVGANALDQHLVDVNLDRDFTVEQFADLRNAMAGDPSPKGDGTLQVARGIEVGHVFMLGTKYSKAMKAVFLDPDGKECLAVMGCYGIGVSRIAAAAIEQHHDAKGIVWPIPLAPFHVVLLTLSQSATVTAAAETLYASLTQANIEVLWDDRDERAGVKFNDAELIGIPFQIVIGEKGLAQGQVEFKERKTGTIMKMPPQDVLTYAKTSLKLA, encoded by the coding sequence ATGCGCACGTCCCAGACGCTCATCCCCACGCTGCGCGAGGACCCCGGAGAAGCGGAAACCATCAGCCACCGCCTGATGCTCCGGGCCGGCATGATCCGCAAGGTAGCCGCCGGCATCTATACCTACCTACCGCTTGGCCTGCGCGTGCTGCGTAAGATCGAAACGATCGTCCGGGAGGAAATGAACCGCGCCGGCGCACAGGAAGTCCTGATGCCCATTGCCTCCCCGGCCGAGTTGTGGAAGGAAACCGGCCGCTGGGACTTTTACGGCAAGGAGCTGCTGCGCTTTAAGGACCGCCACGAGCGGGACTTTTGCCTTGGCCCCACGCATGAGGAGATTATTACGGATCTGATCCGCCGAGAAATTCGCTCCTACCGGCAGCTTCCGCTGAACTGCTATCAAATCCAGACGAAGTTCCGCGATGAAATCCGTCCGCGGTTCGGGCTGATGCGCGGGCGAGAATTCATCATGAAGGACGCCTACAGTTTCGACCGGGACGAGGCCGGTGCGCGACGCAGCTACCAAAAAATGTACGACGCCTACAGCCACATCTTCACCCGTTGCGGGCTGACCTTCCGGGCCGTAGAGGCCGATACGGGTCTGATCGGGGGCACGTCCTCGCACGAGTTCATGGTGTTGGCCGAGACCGGCGAAGAAACCATCGTCTACGCCGAGGGGGGTACCTACGCCGCTAACGTCGAGCGGGCGGAAGCGCTGCCGCCCTCAGACATTTCATCGGAAGCCATGCGTCCCAGACGCGAAGTCGCCACCCCGAATGTCCGCACCGTCGAAGAAGTGACCGCGTTGTTGCATATCAGCCCGCAACGCCTGGTCAAAACTCTTTATTACAAGACCGATAAAGGCAATCTATTGGTCCTGGTGCGGGGCGATCATACGGTCAACGAAATCAAGCTCAAAACGCTCCTTGACGCCAGCGTCGTGGAATTAGGCAATCCGGCGAGCATCGACTTACTGCCCGGTTTTTTGGGGCCAATTCCGCTCTACAAACACACGCGAGTCGTTGCGGACCACGCCGTGAAAGCTCTACGCAATTTTGTTGTCGGAGCAAACGCGCTGGACCAACATCTCGTGGACGTCAACCTCGACCGCGACTTCACGGTCGAGCAGTTCGCCGACCTGCGAAACGCCATGGCCGGCGATCCCTCGCCCAAGGGAGACGGAACTTTGCAGGTCGCTCGCGGGATTGAAGTCGGCCACGTCTTCATGTTGGGGACCAAATACAGCAAGGCCATGAAAGCAGTCTTCCTCGATCCGGACGGTAAGGAATGCCTGGCCGTCATGGGCTGCTACGGAATCGGCGTGAGCCGGATCGCCGCCGCCGCCATCGAACAACATCATGACGCCAAGGGTATCGTATGGCCGATTCCACTTGCTCCGTTCCATGTCGTCCTGCTGACATTGAGCCAGTCCGCCACCGTGACAGCCGCTGCTGAAACACTCTACGCCTCGCTCACGCAAGCCAACATTGAGGTCCTCTGGGATGATCGTGATGAGCGGGCTGGGGTCAAGTTCAACGATGCCGAGCTGATCGGTATACCCTTTCAGATCGTAATCGGCGAAAAGGGACTAGCCCAGGGCCAGGTCGAGTTCAAAGAGCGTAAGACCGGAACCATCATGAAGATGCCCCCCCAGGATGTTCTGACCTACGCAAAAACGTCCCTCAAACTCGCTTAA
- a CDS encoding DEAD/DEAH box helicase, with protein MTLGVSETLLRDLTKAGFLNPTSIQEQAIPHALQGRDVLGCAQTGTGKTGAFVVPMIERLAAGPKGKPRALVLVPTRELAIQVQGVIDQLGRSSRIYATTLVGGADMQAQVRGLRQNPDILVATPGRLLDHMWNGTVTLLPMQMLVLDEADRMLDMGFAPQINQILEAMPDERQTLLFSATMPADLNQLARASVKNPVHVMVARPATTASGVTQAVHHTTHDSKVNLLVSLLGQDKNSVLVFTRTKHRADKLGRVLGTGGHKVAVIHGNRSLSQRRAALEGFKRGTFRILVATDIAARGIDVANIGHVVNFDLPNCPEDYVHRIGRTARMHATGKATSFVTAEDHETLRAIEKLLGKSVPLAEGSPVPAPVSVQRPHQPGHRRNEHGGHGRPGNRPHQDRRAWQGQQGASRPSH; from the coding sequence ATGACCCTTGGTGTATCTGAAACCCTTTTGAGGGACCTCACCAAGGCAGGTTTTCTCAACCCCACGTCCATCCAGGAGCAGGCGATTCCGCATGCGCTTCAGGGACGTGACGTTCTGGGCTGTGCGCAAACCGGCACCGGCAAAACCGGTGCCTTTGTCGTCCCCATGATTGAGCGGCTGGCGGCAGGCCCAAAAGGCAAGCCGCGCGCGCTCGTACTGGTGCCGACCCGCGAACTGGCCATTCAGGTCCAGGGCGTGATTGACCAGCTTGGCCGCAGCTCGCGGATTTATGCCACCACGCTCGTCGGCGGAGCCGACATGCAAGCACAGGTGCGGGGGCTCCGGCAGAATCCGGACATCCTCGTGGCCACGCCGGGACGGCTGCTGGACCACATGTGGAATGGCACAGTGACCCTCCTGCCGATGCAGATGTTGGTGCTGGATGAGGCCGATCGCATGCTCGACATGGGGTTCGCGCCGCAGATCAACCAGATTCTCGAAGCCATGCCAGATGAGCGGCAGACGCTGCTCTTCTCGGCCACGATGCCAGCTGATCTGAACCAGCTCGCCCGCGCCAGCGTGAAAAATCCCGTGCATGTCATGGTGGCTAGACCGGCCACAACGGCCTCTGGCGTCACGCAGGCCGTGCATCACACCACACACGACAGTAAAGTTAATTTGCTGGTGTCGCTGCTGGGGCAGGACAAAAATTCTGTCCTCGTATTCACGCGGACGAAACATCGGGCGGACAAGCTCGGCCGCGTTTTGGGCACTGGGGGGCACAAGGTGGCAGTCATCCACGGCAACCGCAGCCTGTCCCAGCGCCGGGCCGCACTGGAAGGCTTCAAGCGTGGAACCTTCCGCATCCTCGTGGCAACGGATATCGCTGCCCGCGGCATCGATGTGGCGAACATCGGCCACGTGGTCAATTTCGATCTACCAAATTGCCCGGAGGACTATGTCCACCGGATCGGCCGCACGGCGCGCATGCACGCGACGGGCAAGGCCACCAGCTTTGTGACGGCAGAGGATCATGAGACTCTGCGCGCGATCGAAAAGTTGCTCGGCAAATCCGTACCGCTGGCGGAAGGCAGCCCGGTCCCTGCGCCGGTCTCCGTGCAGCGGCCGCATCAGCCGGGGCATCGCCGGAATGAGCATGGTGGCCATGGGAGACCTGGAAACCGGCCGCATCAGGACCGGCGCGCGTGGCAAGGTCAGCAGGGAGCATCCCGGCCGTCGCATTAA
- a CDS encoding cryptochrome/photolyase family protein: MNLPKRLVLILGDQLDLEGAALRDFNFKTDKVIMIESLLEAQHVWSHKAKIALFISAMRHFANRLRELNYPLTYIQSSPLSIAEALKDAIRHEKTTQLICVEPGEWRLKREIEELAKELSVGLEIRDDDHFYCSHQEFRQWAADKKELRLEYFYRLMRKTHHILVDSDGNPEGGQWNFDQDNRKPYPSKGPGIIKPPALFKPDLLTKEVLEYVHTTYPTHPGSLDHFQWPVTRAHALAALDYFVKHRLRNFGVFQDAMWTDTPFGWHSILSSSLNLKLLNPREVIRAVLRAWKKYSLDLSTVEGFIRQILGWREFVRGMYYLDMPKMAQENYYDHQRALPKWYWSGETQMACMKDAIRQTLKYGYAHHIQRLMVTGNFALLAEILPAEVCAWYLAIYVDAIEWVELPNTAGMALYANGGRFTSKPYIASGAYIKRMSNYCDSCQYRPDVRFGDKACPITALYWNFLIKHRRQFEASPRTRLMTANLKKISDKDQKSILEHAKRLLNHLNDL, from the coding sequence ATGAATCTACCTAAACGGTTAGTTCTGATTCTTGGAGATCAGCTTGATTTGGAAGGAGCTGCGCTTAGGGATTTTAATTTCAAAACCGATAAAGTGATCATGATTGAGTCACTTCTCGAGGCTCAGCATGTGTGGTCTCATAAGGCCAAGATCGCCTTATTTATATCTGCCATGCGACACTTTGCCAACCGCTTGCGGGAGCTCAATTATCCCCTCACGTACATTCAAAGTTCACCCCTATCCATTGCTGAGGCCCTAAAAGATGCAATTAGGCACGAGAAAACTACACAACTGATCTGTGTTGAGCCAGGTGAGTGGCGCTTAAAACGGGAGATAGAAGAGCTGGCCAAGGAATTATCTGTCGGGCTGGAGATACGCGACGATGACCATTTCTATTGTTCGCATCAAGAGTTTCGCCAATGGGCCGCTGATAAAAAAGAATTAAGACTGGAGTACTTCTATCGCTTAATGCGCAAAACCCATCATATTTTGGTTGACTCAGACGGCAACCCTGAGGGAGGGCAGTGGAATTTTGATCAAGATAATCGTAAGCCCTATCCCTCAAAGGGGCCTGGCATAATTAAGCCCCCAGCTCTGTTCAAGCCAGATCTACTTACCAAAGAGGTTCTGGAGTATGTTCATACCACGTATCCGACTCATCCTGGATCCCTAGATCATTTTCAATGGCCAGTTACACGGGCACATGCTTTAGCAGCGTTAGATTATTTTGTGAAACACCGTTTAAGAAACTTCGGGGTGTTTCAGGATGCTATGTGGACTGATACCCCATTTGGTTGGCATTCCATACTTTCGAGCTCATTAAACCTAAAGTTGCTTAACCCTCGCGAAGTGATTCGTGCTGTTTTACGCGCATGGAAAAAATACTCCTTAGATCTTTCAACCGTGGAAGGATTTATTCGCCAAATTTTAGGTTGGCGAGAGTTTGTTAGAGGTATGTATTACCTTGATATGCCAAAGATGGCTCAGGAGAATTATTACGATCATCAGAGAGCCTTGCCAAAATGGTATTGGTCAGGTGAAACCCAGATGGCCTGCATGAAAGATGCGATTCGTCAAACTCTGAAGTATGGTTATGCACATCATATTCAGCGTCTCATGGTCACTGGCAACTTTGCTCTACTGGCCGAGATCTTGCCCGCAGAAGTCTGTGCTTGGTACTTGGCAATTTATGTTGATGCGATTGAGTGGGTAGAGCTGCCCAATACTGCTGGCATGGCGTTATATGCAAATGGAGGACGCTTTACTAGTAAGCCGTATATTGCTAGTGGGGCCTATATCAAGCGGATGAGTAATTATTGCGACTCGTGCCAGTACAGGCCAGATGTTCGCTTTGGAGATAAAGCTTGTCCTATTACAGCTTTGTATTGGAATTTTTTAATCAAGCATCGCCGACAGTTTGAAGCTAGTCCACGGACACGATTAATGACTGCAAATCTTAAGAAAATTAGTGATAAAGACCAAAAATCAATTCTGGAGCATGCAAAGCGCCTTCTCAATCACTTGAACGATCTCTAG